A region from the Melanotaenia boesemani isolate fMelBoe1 chromosome 11, fMelBoe1.pri, whole genome shotgun sequence genome encodes:
- the LOC121649701 gene encoding integrin alpha-2-like, with translation MDHTTSGSIFFAIIVIADRIFLSQTFNVGTAGAKIFSGPAVEEFGHTVQQVTNHQGKWLLVGAPWSGFSGNRKGDIYKCPVSGSRNNCDKLNFQDSVSIPSVKNVNVNMSLGLTLTRMTPVSGLLMCGPLWGQQCGDQYFYPGICAKLNPLFQLQPAFSPAVQTCGGPMDIVIVLDGSNSIYPWKPMIDFLLKLIPSLDIGPQSTQVSVIQYAVDPKFQFKMNDYTTKEQVIAAASKIEQMYGQSTNTFHAIQYASQWGFHVNNGGRTGAAKVMVVVTDGESHDEDFRETVIAECERQGITRFGIAVLGYYIRNNIDTKNLIEEIKSIASLPTEKYFFNVSEEAALSTIAGTLGNRIFNIEGTGKSGDSFQMEMSQVGFSAHYSSQQDVMMLGAVGAYAWSGTVVHQTGSKVNILPFSAFERILQDRNHSSLLGYSVTTLSDGSTEYFVAGAPRSNHSGQVVVYTISTQKETAVIDSERGKQIGSYFGSVLCSLDVDKDGVTDLLLVGAPMYMSELKKEEGRVYLFSVTRGILNEQGFLNGPPPTENARFGMAISAIPDLDLDGYSDVVVGAPLEDKGKGVVYIYNGHKKTLNKQFSQRIAGSKLDPELQYFGRSLDSYGDLNDDTLPDISIGTYGKVVQLWSRGVATVTATASFSPDKINVFNKPCNINGRKLSCFDTKLCFSASFRPKNPVGPIDVSYTLTLDADLQDSRVTSRGLFTKNNERFLKDKAKISSTVLCQDYQVYVQETPDFVNSLSLKVEIEQENEEGNPVLDLFSARAFEFFVPFTKDCGSDDVCESDLVLSVKPDTKVSSSSPILVSANKKELTFEVIVKNKMENAYNTQVTAKYSSSLYYSSVFPTEEVKCTSSQQDTVTCQVGSPALKKDQEVKFEISFDYNFNQLQNRAVVKFEAKSDGKEVQPADNSVDISIPVQYDTGIVLSRQSNINFYVANATTQVVTAVKTLDDIGPEFNFTVKVSTSHFPVSLLYLSIALPMTTKGGNQLLYVTSVETQAGGSVSCDVNQLLDPLKITGNSNGKSHPVSFSKESFRGAEKLDCDSAKCDYIKCILKDIEVTSNYFVKIKTRIWSGTFVSAIYQSIELTSSVDVETSNPDLLIISLKQLPVVVTVSKPGEIGEVPVGVIAGSVIAGLVLLALVVGLLYKFGFFKRKYQQLGKNAEEDGENQANPEE, from the exons ATGGACCACACCACGTCGGGGAGTATCTTCTTTGCTATAATAGTCATTG CTGACAGAATTTTCCTGTCACAGACCTTCAACGTTGGCACAGCTGGGGCAAAGATATTCAGTGGCCCAGCAGTGGAGGAGTTTGGCCACACTGTCCAGCAAGTGACAAATCATCAGGGGAAATG GCTCCTGGTCGGTGCTCCTTGGAGTGGTTTCAGTGGAAACAGGAAGGGGGATATTTACAAATGCCCAGTCTCAGGATCCAGAAACAACTGTGATAAGCTAAATTTTCAAG ATTCTGTTAGTATTCCAAGTGTTAAAAATGTCAACGTTAATATGTCCCTGGGCCTTACGCTTACCCGGATGACTCCAGTCAGTGGTTTGTTG ATGTGTGGTCCTCTATGGGGACAGCAGTGTGGTGATCAATACTTCTACCCAGGAATATGTGCAAAACTGAACCCCCTTTTTCAACTTCAACCTGCCTTCTCTCCTGCTGTCCAAA CATGTGGAGGACCAATGGACATTGTGATTGTTTTGGATGGCTCAAACAGCATCTATCCTTGGAAACCAATGATAGATTTCCTCCTGAAATTAATACCTTCACTAGACATCGGACCCCAAAGTACACAG GTCAGCGTCATTCAGTATGCAGTTGATCCCAAGTTTCAATTCAAAATGAATGATTATACAACAAAAGAGCAAGTGATTGCAGCAGCATCCAAAATCGAACAGATGTATGGTCAGTCTACCAATACCTTTCATGCGATACAATATGCCAG TCAGTGGGGTTTCCATGTAAATAATGGTGGCCGAACTGGTGCCGCCAAAGTAATGGTGGTCGTCACTGATGGTGAGTCACATGATGAGGATTTCAGAGAGACCGTAATCGCTGAGTGTGAGAGGCAAGGCATCACCCGCTTCGGTATTGCG GTCCTGGGTTACTACATCAGAAACAATATAGATACAAAAAATCTTATAGAAGAAATCAAATCCATTGCCAGTTTACCCACAGAGAAGTATTTCTTTAACGTGTCAGAGGAGGCAGCCCTTTCCACCATCGCTGGAACTCTGGGGAACCGCATCTTCAACATAGAGG GCACTGGAAAAAGCGGGGATAGTTTCCAGATGGAGATGTCCCAGGTTGGATTCAGCGCTCACTATTCCAGCCAGCAG GATGTGATGATGCTCGGCGCCGTGGGAGCCTACGCTTGGAGTGGGACTGTCGTCCATCAGACTGGGTCTAAAGTAAACATTCTTCCTTTCTCAGCCTTTGAGAGGATACTTCAAGACAGAAATCACAGCTCATTACTGG GTTACTCTGTCACCACACTGAGCGATGGCTCTACAGAGTACTTTGTGGCCGGTGCTCCGCGCTCCAATCACTCTGGACAAGTTGTTGTTTACACCATCAGCACTCAGAAGGAAACTGCTGTCATTGATTCAGAAAGAGGGAAACAG ATTGGGTCATATTTTGGAAGTGTCCTGTGCTCCCTGGATGTTGACAAAGACGGGGTGACAGACCTCCTGCTGGTTGGGGCCCCTATGTACATGAGCGAGCTGAAGAAAGAGGAAGGCAGAGTCTACCTCTTCTCTGTCACCAgg GGTATACTGAACGAGCAGGGATTCCTCAATGGTCCACCTCCAACGGAGAATGCCCGTTTTGGAATGGCTATCTCTGCCATTCCTGACCTTGATCTTGACGGTTACAGTGATGTTGTCGTTGGAGCTCCACTAGAGGACAAAGGGAAGGGTGTTGTTTACATCTACAATGGGCATAAGAAGACGCTAAACAAACAGTTCTCACAG AGAATCGCTGGCTCCAAACTGGATCCTGAACTTCAGTACTTTGGAAGGTCTCTAGACAGCTATGGAGATCTGAATGATGATACCCTTCCTGACATCTCCATCGGTACTTATGGTAAAGTGGTGCAGCTCTG GTCCAGAGGCGTGGCAACTGTTACAGCTACAGCGTCTTTCAGCCCAGACAAAATCAACGTTTTTAACAAACCCTGCAACATTAATGGTCGGAAGCTTTCATGTTTCGACACCAAACTGTGTTTCAGTGCTTCATTCAGACCCAAGAACCCCGTTGGACCCATTG ATGTGTCCTACACTTTGACTCTGGATGCTGACTTGCAGGATTCAAGAGTGACATCAAGAGGACTgtttacaaaaaataatgaaCGCTTCCTAAAAGACaaagcaaagatatcttcaaCAGTTCTGTGTCAAGACTACCAGGTTTATGTTCAG GAGACTCCAGACTTTGTTAATTCCCTCAGTCTGAAAGTAGAAATTGAGCAGGAAAACGAGGAGGGGAACCCTGTTCTTGACTTGTTTTCTGCAAGGGCCTTTGAATTCTTT GTCCCCTTCACTAAAGACTGTGGCTCTGATGATGTTTGTGAGAGTGATCTGGTGCTAAGTGTGAAGCCAGACACAAAGGTGTCCAG CTCATCTCCCATTCTGGTCAGCGCTAATAAAAAAGAACTGACATTTGAAGTTATTGTGAAGAACAAAATGGAAAATGCATACAACACGCAGGTCACTGCCAAGTACTCCAGCAGCCTTTACTACTCCTCAGTCTTTCCT ACCGAAGAAGTCAAATGCACCTCATCACAACAAGATACTGTCACTTGTCAGGTGGGATCCCCAGCATTAAAAAAGGACCAAGAG GTGAAATTTGAGATCAGCTTTGACTACAATTTTAATCAGCTGCAAAACCGAGCAGTTGTGAAATTTGAGGCCAAGAG TGATGGTAAAGAGGTACAACCTGCAGATAACAGTGTTGACATATCCATTCCTGTTCAGTATGACACAGGGATTGTTCTTTCCAG ACAATCCAATATTAATTTTTATGTGGCAAATGCAACAACTCAAGTGGTAACAGCAGTGAAAACTTTGGATGACATCGGCCCAGAGTTTAACTTCACAGTCAAG GTTTCAACAAGTCACTTTCCTGTCAGCCTCCTGTATCTGAGCATTGCTCTGCCGATGACAACTAAAGGTGGAAATCAGCTCCTCTATGTAACTAGTGTGGAAACACAAGCA GGAGGTTCAGTAAGCTGTGATGTCAACCAACTACTTGATCCTCTGAAGATCACTGGAAACAGCAATGGGAAGAGCCACCCAGTTTCCTTCTCCAAGGAGAGCTTCAGAGGTGCAGAGAAACTG GACTGCGACAGTGCAAAATGTGACTATATAAAGTGCATCCTGAAAGACATTGAAGTTACAAGTAACTACTTTGTGAAGATTAAAACACGGATCTGGAGTGGCACTTTTGTTTCG GCGATCTACCAGTCCATCGAGCTGACCTCCAGTGTGGATGTGGAAACTTCCAACCCGGATCTGCTCATTATCAGCCTCAAACAGCTACCT GTTGTGGTGACAGTGAGCAAACCTGGAGAGATAGGCGAGGTTCCAGTAGGAGTGATAGCTGGAAGTGTTATTGCTGGACTGGTGCTGTTGGCTCTGGTGGTCGGATTGCTGTATAAG TTTGGATTTTTCAAAAGGAAATATCAGCAGCTTGGGAAGAATGCAGAGGAGGACGGGGAGAACCAAGCAAACCCTGAAGAATAA
- the fsta gene encoding follistatin-A isoform X3: protein MFGMLKQHLHPCIFLLFIWLCHVMEHQKVQAGNCWLQQGKNGRCQVLYVPGMSREECCRSGRLGTSWTEEDVPNSTLFRWMIFNGGAPNCIPCKGGESCDNVDCGPGKRCKMNRRSKPRCVCAPDCSNITWKGPVCGSDGKTYKDECALLKAKCKGHPDLDVQYQGKCKKTCRDVLCPGSSTCVVDQTNNAYCVTCNRICPEVTSPEQYLCGNDGIIYASACHLRRATCLLGRSIGVAYEGKCIKAKSCEDIQCSVGKKCLWDARMGRGRCSICDESCPESRTDEAVCASDNTTYPSECAMKQAACSMGVLLEVKHSGSCN from the exons ATGTTTGGGATGCTCAAACAACACCTTCACCCGTGCATTTTTCTCCTGTTCATATGGCTTTGTCACGTCATGGAGCATCAAAAAGTTCAAG ctggaaACTGCTGGTTGCAGCAGGGGAAGAACGGGAGGTGCCAGGTGCTCTACGTGCCTGGGATGAGTAGGGAGGAGTGTTGTCGGAGTGGAAGACTGGGGACGTCCTGGACCGAGGAGGACGTCCCCAACAGCACACTCTTTAGATGGATGATCTTCAATGGCGGAGCTCCCAATTGCATACCTTGCAAAGGTGGAG aaaGCTGCGATAATGTGGACTGTGGACCTGGGAAGAGGTGCAAGATGAACAGAAGAAGTAAGCCGCGCTGCGTGTGCGCACCAGACTGTTCCAACATCACGTGGAAAGGACCGGTCTGCGGATCAGATGGAAAGACCTACAAAGATGAATGTGCTCTTCTGAAGGCTAAATGTAAAGGCCACCCCGATCTGGACGTGCAGTACCAAGGAAAATGCAAGA AAACGTGCCGTGATGTCTTGTGCCCCGGCAGCTCCACATGCGTCGTGGACCAGACAAATAACGCTTATTGTGTGACGTGTAATCGGATTTGCCCCGAGGTGACGTCGCCTGAGCAGTACCTGTGTGGAAACGACGGGATCATCTATGCCAGCGCGTGTCACCTGAGAAGGGCTACATGTCTCCTTGGCCGCTCTATTGGAGTGGCATATGAGGGGAAATGCATCA AGGCCAAGTCATGTGAGGACATCCAGTGCAGTGTGGGGAAGAAGTGTCTGTGGGACGCTCGGATGGGCCGGGGCCGCTGTTCAATCTGTGATGAGTCCTGTCCAGAGAGTAGGACAGATGAGGCGGTGTGTGCCAGTGACAACACCACATATCCCAGTGAATGTGCCATGAAGCAAGCTGCTTGTTCTATGGGGGTGTTGCTGGAAGTCAAGCACTCAGGATCTTGCAACT GA
- the fsta gene encoding follistatin-A isoform X1, which yields MFGMLKQHLHPCIFLLFIWLCHVMEHQKVQAGNCWLQQGKNGRCQVLYVPGMSREECCRSGRLGTSWTEEDVPNSTLFRWMIFNGGAPNCIPCKGGESCDNVDCGPGKRCKMNRRSKPRCVCAPDCSNITWKGPVCGSDGKTYKDECALLKAKCKGHPDLDVQYQGKCKKTCRDVLCPGSSTCVVDQTNNAYCVTCNRICPEVTSPEQYLCGNDGIIYASACHLRRATCLLGRSIGVAYEGKCIKAKSCEDIQCSVGKKCLWDARMGRGRCSICDESCPESRTDEAVCASDNTTYPSECAMKQAACSMGVLLEVKHSGSCNSITEDQEEDEEDEDSDYMAYVHLSSVLDG from the exons ATGTTTGGGATGCTCAAACAACACCTTCACCCGTGCATTTTTCTCCTGTTCATATGGCTTTGTCACGTCATGGAGCATCAAAAAGTTCAAG ctggaaACTGCTGGTTGCAGCAGGGGAAGAACGGGAGGTGCCAGGTGCTCTACGTGCCTGGGATGAGTAGGGAGGAGTGTTGTCGGAGTGGAAGACTGGGGACGTCCTGGACCGAGGAGGACGTCCCCAACAGCACACTCTTTAGATGGATGATCTTCAATGGCGGAGCTCCCAATTGCATACCTTGCAAAGGTGGAG aaaGCTGCGATAATGTGGACTGTGGACCTGGGAAGAGGTGCAAGATGAACAGAAGAAGTAAGCCGCGCTGCGTGTGCGCACCAGACTGTTCCAACATCACGTGGAAAGGACCGGTCTGCGGATCAGATGGAAAGACCTACAAAGATGAATGTGCTCTTCTGAAGGCTAAATGTAAAGGCCACCCCGATCTGGACGTGCAGTACCAAGGAAAATGCAAGA AAACGTGCCGTGATGTCTTGTGCCCCGGCAGCTCCACATGCGTCGTGGACCAGACAAATAACGCTTATTGTGTGACGTGTAATCGGATTTGCCCCGAGGTGACGTCGCCTGAGCAGTACCTGTGTGGAAACGACGGGATCATCTATGCCAGCGCGTGTCACCTGAGAAGGGCTACATGTCTCCTTGGCCGCTCTATTGGAGTGGCATATGAGGGGAAATGCATCA AGGCCAAGTCATGTGAGGACATCCAGTGCAGTGTGGGGAAGAAGTGTCTGTGGGACGCTCGGATGGGCCGGGGCCGCTGTTCAATCTGTGATGAGTCCTGTCCAGAGAGTAGGACAGATGAGGCGGTGTGTGCCAGTGACAACACCACATATCCCAGTGAATGTGCCATGAAGCAAGCTGCTTGTTCTATGGGGGTGTTGCTGGAAGTCAAGCACTCAGGATCTTGCAACT CCATTACAGAAGAccaggaggaggatgaggaagatgaggactCAGACTACATGGCCTATGTCCATTTATCTTCTGTACTGGATGGATAG
- the fsta gene encoding follistatin-A isoform X2, giving the protein MFGMLKQHLHPCIFLLFIWLCHVMEHQKVQAGNCWLQQGKNGRCQVLYVPGMSREECCRSGRLGTSWTEEDVPNSTLFRWMIFNGGAPNCIPCKESCDNVDCGPGKRCKMNRRSKPRCVCAPDCSNITWKGPVCGSDGKTYKDECALLKAKCKGHPDLDVQYQGKCKKTCRDVLCPGSSTCVVDQTNNAYCVTCNRICPEVTSPEQYLCGNDGIIYASACHLRRATCLLGRSIGVAYEGKCIKAKSCEDIQCSVGKKCLWDARMGRGRCSICDESCPESRTDEAVCASDNTTYPSECAMKQAACSMGVLLEVKHSGSCNSITEDQEEDEEDEDSDYMAYVHLSSVLDG; this is encoded by the exons ATGTTTGGGATGCTCAAACAACACCTTCACCCGTGCATTTTTCTCCTGTTCATATGGCTTTGTCACGTCATGGAGCATCAAAAAGTTCAAG ctggaaACTGCTGGTTGCAGCAGGGGAAGAACGGGAGGTGCCAGGTGCTCTACGTGCCTGGGATGAGTAGGGAGGAGTGTTGTCGGAGTGGAAGACTGGGGACGTCCTGGACCGAGGAGGACGTCCCCAACAGCACACTCTTTAGATGGATGATCTTCAATGGCGGAGCTCCCAATTGCATACCTTGCAAAG aaaGCTGCGATAATGTGGACTGTGGACCTGGGAAGAGGTGCAAGATGAACAGAAGAAGTAAGCCGCGCTGCGTGTGCGCACCAGACTGTTCCAACATCACGTGGAAAGGACCGGTCTGCGGATCAGATGGAAAGACCTACAAAGATGAATGTGCTCTTCTGAAGGCTAAATGTAAAGGCCACCCCGATCTGGACGTGCAGTACCAAGGAAAATGCAAGA AAACGTGCCGTGATGTCTTGTGCCCCGGCAGCTCCACATGCGTCGTGGACCAGACAAATAACGCTTATTGTGTGACGTGTAATCGGATTTGCCCCGAGGTGACGTCGCCTGAGCAGTACCTGTGTGGAAACGACGGGATCATCTATGCCAGCGCGTGTCACCTGAGAAGGGCTACATGTCTCCTTGGCCGCTCTATTGGAGTGGCATATGAGGGGAAATGCATCA AGGCCAAGTCATGTGAGGACATCCAGTGCAGTGTGGGGAAGAAGTGTCTGTGGGACGCTCGGATGGGCCGGGGCCGCTGTTCAATCTGTGATGAGTCCTGTCCAGAGAGTAGGACAGATGAGGCGGTGTGTGCCAGTGACAACACCACATATCCCAGTGAATGTGCCATGAAGCAAGCTGCTTGTTCTATGGGGGTGTTGCTGGAAGTCAAGCACTCAGGATCTTGCAACT CCATTACAGAAGAccaggaggaggatgaggaagatgaggactCAGACTACATGGCCTATGTCCATTTATCTTCTGTACTGGATGGATAG